One genomic segment of candidate division KSB1 bacterium includes these proteins:
- a CDS encoding amidohydrolase family protein, giving the protein MNSKYELTIKNAWLCQIQQRTIEPVFGELRLSDGKIQALIPTDFQNFVQQMVTPEENVYDAMGRVVTVPLINFHDHFYSRLAKGLPIQASTDIFYDKLRHLWWQVDRVLDLELIEASATIGIMDSLRQGVTYIFDHHASPLAAQGSLRAIKQVLVRYGLRGVLAFETSDRNGPELAQQGLDEFADFYEHEVSNDVKAMLGLHASFTLEDDTLNRAKELLKTYNTGIHIHLCEDPIDRSKSAEQYHDLPVHRLKKFHLLNKKSILAHGIHLTGADYATIAEAGSAIAYNLDSNLNNAVGLPAFNRAPAPIPILVGTDGMHANISRSLKQLFLLYRHQGNGVEDSFRWFQKCFFDQLDFVHHYFADFPTLNPGDRADLIVWDYIPPAPICAENFWGHFIYGMLEAPIHSVIQKARFLMKDKMIPGEEEARAASYKQGERLFDRFCKGI; this is encoded by the coding sequence ATGAACTCAAAATACGAACTTACCATCAAAAATGCCTGGTTATGTCAGATTCAGCAGCGAACGATTGAGCCGGTCTTTGGAGAATTGCGCCTCAGCGATGGCAAAATTCAGGCACTCATTCCCACAGATTTCCAAAATTTCGTTCAACAGATGGTCACTCCTGAAGAAAATGTGTATGATGCTATGGGGCGCGTCGTTACCGTGCCGTTGATCAATTTTCATGATCATTTTTATTCGAGGTTGGCGAAGGGGCTGCCCATTCAAGCTTCGACCGACATTTTTTATGACAAACTCAGACACCTATGGTGGCAGGTGGATCGCGTCCTGGATTTGGAGCTAATCGAAGCCAGCGCCACAATCGGAATTATGGATTCGCTGCGTCAGGGCGTCACCTATATTTTTGACCACCATGCTTCACCTCTGGCCGCACAAGGGAGCCTTCGTGCCATCAAACAGGTTTTAGTCCGCTACGGTCTGCGAGGTGTGTTGGCGTTCGAAACCTCGGACCGCAACGGCCCTGAACTCGCTCAACAGGGGCTGGATGAATTCGCCGATTTTTATGAGCATGAGGTGAGCAACGATGTGAAAGCGATGCTTGGGCTGCATGCATCGTTCACGTTAGAAGACGATACGTTGAATCGTGCCAAGGAACTGCTTAAGACATACAATACAGGAATCCACATTCATCTCTGTGAGGACCCGATCGATCGCTCCAAGAGTGCGGAACAATATCATGATCTGCCAGTGCATCGGCTCAAAAAATTTCACCTGCTCAATAAAAAATCGATTCTGGCTCATGGCATCCACCTCACTGGAGCGGATTATGCGACTATTGCCGAGGCTGGCAGCGCCATCGCCTATAACCTTGATTCCAATTTGAATAATGCGGTTGGCTTGCCAGCGTTCAATCGCGCGCCAGCTCCAATTCCGATTCTCGTGGGCACAGATGGCATGCACGCCAATATTTCTCGATCCTTGAAACAGCTTTTCTTGCTCTATCGGCATCAGGGCAATGGGGTGGAAGACTCGTTCCGTTGGTTCCAGAAGTGCTTTTTCGATCAGTTGGATTTCGTGCACCATTATTTTGCTGATTTTCCCACGCTCAACCCTGGCGATCGCGCGGATTTGATCGTCTGGGATTATATCCCGCCTGCGCCGATCTGTGCAGAAAACTTCTGGGGCCATTTTATCTACGGAATGCTGGAAGCGCCAATCCATTCAGTGATTCAAAAAGCACGATTTTTGATGAAAGACAAGATGATCCCTGGCGAAGAAGAAGCCCGAGCAGCCAGCTATAAGCAAGGCGAGCGTCTATTCGATCGGTTTTGCAAAGGAATTTGA
- the ygiD gene encoding 4,5-DOPA dioxygenase extradiol gives MEKYWDSHSANKFGTEKEPTSALFVGHGSPMNAIEENEFSRAWIELGKKLPQPKAILCISAHWETLGTQVTAMDAPRTIHDFYGFPAKLYRQRYPASGSPQLAERIRQALDPVLVEFDFQWGLDHGTWSVLMRLFPSANIPVVQLSLNRTMPPTVHYQLGKSLRPLRDEGVLIIGSGNMVHNLGIMRWQDMAFDWAAEFDLILKRLIEVRDHEAIVNYQQFGRAAQLAIPTNEHFLPLLYVLAVQDADEPISFFAEKVTFGSISMRGVRIG, from the coding sequence ATGGAAAAATACTGGGACTCTCATTCAGCAAATAAATTTGGCACCGAAAAGGAGCCAACGTCTGCGCTTTTTGTCGGTCATGGCAGCCCAATGAACGCCATCGAAGAAAACGAATTTAGTCGGGCATGGATCGAATTGGGCAAGAAACTGCCGCAGCCGAAGGCGATCCTTTGTATTTCTGCGCACTGGGAGACGCTCGGGACCCAAGTGACTGCGATGGATGCGCCGAGAACCATTCACGATTTCTATGGTTTTCCGGCTAAGCTATATCGGCAGCGCTATCCAGCGTCAGGTTCACCTCAGTTAGCCGAACGGATTCGTCAGGCACTCGATCCGGTTCTGGTGGAGTTCGATTTCCAGTGGGGCTTAGATCATGGAACGTGGTCAGTGCTGATGCGGTTGTTTCCGAGCGCGAATATCCCAGTGGTGCAATTAAGCTTGAATCGGACAATGCCACCGACGGTTCACTATCAATTGGGCAAATCGTTGAGACCTTTGCGCGATGAGGGTGTGCTGATCATTGGCAGCGGCAACATGGTGCACAATTTGGGGATCATGCGATGGCAAGATATGGCTTTTGATTGGGCTGCTGAGTTCGATCTCATTCTGAAACGTCTCATTGAGGTTAGGGATCACGAGGCAATTGTCAATTATCAGCAATTCGGTCGGGCAGCGCAGTTGGCGATCCCAACTAACGAGCATTTTCTCCCATTGCTCTACGTGCTGGCTGTTCAGGATGCGGATGAGCCAATTTCCTTTTTTGCCGAAAAAGTGACATTTGGGTCGATTTCGATGCGTGGGGTGAGAATTGGATAG
- a CDS encoding NAD(P)/FAD-dependent oxidoreductase, whose protein sequence is MSRTRVIVVGAGAAGLMAAGQAGELGADVLVLEKMPRIGLKLRITGKGRCNLTNIAPVPEFIRHFGQNGQFLHQAFARFFSEDLIAFLENLGLETIIERGGRVFPATNRASEVVRVLGDWVIERAKVLTNYAAKKLMVECGEITGVTAQSPSFGDQIIRADRVIVATGGASYPATGSTGDGYQLAQSVGHRVVPVRPSLVPLETAGDIASQLQGLSLRNVGLKVLIDGKKTTEAFGEMLFTHFGVSGPIVLEISKYCVDALRAGQSVALSIDLKPALDEQKLDLRLLRDIEQHGKRKFDNLLKALLPQRLISVCAKLVQIDPNKPGHQITSEERKRLGRWLKNFQLPISGHRDWNEAIITAGGVDVKQVDPRTMESRLVKGLYFAGEVLDIDADTGGYNLQAAFSTGWLAGRSAAGLKARY, encoded by the coding sequence CTGTCAAGAACGAGAGTGATCGTGGTCGGTGCAGGGGCTGCTGGTTTGATGGCTGCAGGACAGGCAGGGGAGCTTGGTGCTGATGTCCTAGTTCTGGAAAAAATGCCCCGCATCGGCCTGAAATTGCGCATCACAGGAAAAGGGCGCTGTAATCTCACCAACATTGCGCCGGTACCCGAATTTATCCGCCACTTTGGGCAGAATGGCCAATTTCTCCATCAGGCGTTTGCGCGATTTTTCAGCGAGGATTTGATCGCTTTCCTCGAGAATTTGGGACTTGAGACAATTATCGAACGCGGCGGTCGTGTTTTCCCAGCCACCAATCGGGCCAGTGAAGTGGTTCGCGTATTGGGCGATTGGGTAATTGAGCGGGCAAAAGTCCTAACCAATTATGCTGCCAAAAAGTTGATGGTTGAATGCGGAGAGATTACCGGTGTTACCGCTCAGTCACCATCCTTTGGTGATCAAATAATTCGGGCCGACCGGGTGATCGTTGCCACGGGGGGCGCATCATATCCAGCTACTGGCTCGACTGGGGATGGTTATCAACTGGCTCAATCGGTCGGACACCGCGTCGTGCCGGTCCGTCCTTCCTTAGTGCCGTTGGAGACTGCTGGCGATATCGCCAGCCAATTACAGGGATTGAGCTTGCGGAATGTGGGATTGAAAGTCCTGATCGATGGCAAGAAGACGACAGAGGCATTCGGAGAAATGTTGTTCACCCATTTTGGCGTCTCAGGACCCATCGTGCTCGAGATCAGCAAATATTGTGTCGATGCGTTGCGCGCTGGGCAGTCTGTGGCGCTCTCCATCGATCTCAAGCCCGCTTTAGATGAACAAAAGTTGGACTTGCGGTTATTGAGAGACATCGAGCAGCATGGCAAGCGAAAGTTTGATAATTTGCTCAAAGCCCTGCTGCCTCAGAGATTGATATCGGTATGCGCGAAATTGGTCCAAATCGATCCGAATAAGCCAGGGCATCAAATCACTTCGGAGGAGCGCAAGCGGCTTGGCCGTTGGCTCAAAAATTTTCAGCTTCCGATCTCTGGTCATCGGGATTGGAATGAGGCGATCATTACCGCTGGCGGCGTGGATGTTAAGCAGGTTGATCCAAGGACCATGGAATCTCGATTGGTTAAGGGGCTTTACTTCGCCGGAGAGGTATTGGATATCGATGCAGACACTGGTGGTTATAATTTGCAGGCCGCGTTTTCCACTGGCTGGTTGGCAGGAAGATCGGCCGCTGGGTTAAAAGCAAGGTATTGA
- a CDS encoding (2Fe-2S)-binding protein: MEQIIKFKLNRRPVSITVDGDRMLLWVLRTDFGLTGAKYGCGEGFCGSCTVLVDGQAVRSCQTPVKAVQGREVITIEGLARNGKLHPLQEAFMKHDAMQCGFCTPGMILNAYSLLRKNNKLSVEQIKAGMEDNLCRCGAHPRIVEAILDAAAQMKGGKRR, from the coding sequence ATGGAACAGATCATCAAATTCAAATTGAACCGCAGACCAGTCAGCATTACAGTCGATGGCGACCGAATGCTCTTGTGGGTGTTGCGGACCGATTTTGGTCTGACTGGGGCCAAATACGGTTGTGGTGAAGGCTTTTGCGGGAGCTGCACCGTATTGGTTGATGGTCAAGCGGTTCGTTCTTGTCAGACCCCAGTCAAGGCGGTGCAGGGTAGGGAAGTGATCACCATCGAAGGGCTGGCGAGAAACGGCAAGCTGCATCCCCTGCAAGAGGCGTTTATGAAACACGATGCGATGCAATGTGGATTTTGCACGCCAGGGATGATTCTCAATGCTTATAGCCTGCTTAGGAAGAATAATAAGCTTTCAGTTGAACAGATCAAAGCCGGAATGGAGGATAATTTGTGCCGCTGTGGCGCCCATCCTCGGATCGTGGAAGCCATTTTAGACGCGGCAGCCCAGATGAAAGGAGGTAAGCGGAGATGA
- a CDS encoding molybdopterin-dependent oxidoreductase, with translation MKPIDQMEQDFYEGLIGRPIDRRAFLKRFGGGLIVFFAIGDGSLLAQQRPRQWYPTDFNAYLIIGADNRVTCLVGKVEMGQGVITSLAMQLADELDVPLDRVDMVMGDTDRCPWDMGTFGSLSTRQFSPFLRQAAAEARAILIHMAAQQWNRPIEQLQVKDGLIFDVANPANRISYGQLTAGKVIERHLDPKPSVKKPSEFKIVGQSVLRTDARLKVTGEAKFAADIQLPDMLYAKILRPPAHWATLKQLDTTEAETIEGVQIVRDGDLIAVLHKYPDIAERALKKIKAEYDIPEPKVNDQNIFDHLLQVAGEARVVEQDGTIETGEREAAITIEATYLNSYISHSPMEPHAAVAKFDGEKVTLWVSTQGPFTVKNEVAEALGIAPENVRVITPFVGGGFGGKNRNLQAVEAARLARRAGKPVQVAWSRFEEFFYDAFRPAAVVKIKSGLSSEGAPVFWDYNVYFAGRRGSQHFYRIPHHRTLEYNGIGPEPAHFVTGPWRAPGNNTNTFARESHIDMMAEKAGMDPVEYRLKYLRDEKMVRVLKAAAERFGYQPAKLPSGRGIGVALGIDAGTYVALIAEVEVNKTTGQVQVKRVVCAQDMGLVVNPAGATLQVEGCIMMGLGYALAEEIHFNGGQIFDTNFDTYELPRFSWLPKIETVLIEDREAAPQGGGEPAIICMGGVIANAIYDAIGVRLFQLPMTPQRIKAAMKS, from the coding sequence ATGAAGCCAATCGATCAAATGGAGCAAGATTTTTATGAAGGACTCATCGGCCGACCCATTGACCGACGCGCATTTTTAAAGCGCTTCGGTGGCGGCTTGATTGTGTTCTTCGCTATCGGTGACGGCTCATTGCTTGCGCAACAGCGCCCACGCCAGTGGTATCCCACGGATTTCAATGCCTATCTCATCATCGGCGCGGATAACCGAGTTACATGCTTGGTGGGAAAAGTTGAAATGGGACAAGGTGTGATCACCTCGCTGGCTATGCAATTGGCCGATGAGCTTGACGTGCCGCTGGATCGCGTCGATATGGTGATGGGCGATACCGATCGCTGCCCCTGGGATATGGGCACGTTCGGTTCGCTGAGCACGCGCCAGTTCAGCCCGTTCCTGAGGCAGGCTGCTGCCGAGGCACGGGCGATATTGATCCACATGGCTGCACAACAATGGAACCGACCGATCGAGCAACTCCAGGTGAAGGATGGGCTAATTTTCGATGTTGCGAATCCAGCGAATCGCATCAGCTATGGCCAATTGACTGCGGGCAAAGTGATTGAGCGGCATTTGGATCCAAAGCCTTCGGTTAAAAAACCATCCGAGTTTAAAATCGTAGGCCAATCTGTTTTGCGGACCGATGCCCGACTCAAAGTGACCGGAGAAGCCAAATTTGCCGCGGATATTCAATTGCCTGACATGTTGTATGCTAAAATCCTGCGGCCGCCGGCTCATTGGGCAACTTTAAAGCAGCTCGATACGACTGAGGCTGAAACAATTGAAGGGGTCCAGATCGTCCGGGACGGCGATCTGATCGCTGTGCTCCACAAGTATCCTGACATCGCGGAACGAGCCCTGAAAAAGATCAAAGCCGAATATGATATTCCAGAGCCAAAGGTGAATGACCAAAATATTTTTGACCATTTGCTTCAAGTGGCTGGGGAAGCGCGGGTAGTTGAGCAAGATGGCACAATCGAGACGGGAGAGCGGGAAGCAGCAATTACCATCGAAGCCACATACTTGAACAGCTATATCTCCCATTCTCCCATGGAGCCCCACGCCGCGGTTGCGAAATTCGATGGCGAAAAAGTGACGCTCTGGGTCTCAACCCAAGGGCCGTTTACTGTGAAAAACGAAGTGGCTGAAGCGTTGGGCATTGCGCCTGAGAACGTTCGAGTGATCACGCCGTTCGTTGGAGGAGGCTTTGGCGGTAAGAACCGGAATCTTCAAGCTGTGGAAGCGGCGAGATTGGCGCGTCGGGCAGGCAAACCAGTGCAGGTGGCCTGGAGCCGTTTTGAAGAGTTCTTTTACGATGCGTTTCGACCCGCCGCAGTGGTGAAAATCAAATCTGGCCTTTCCAGCGAAGGTGCTCCAGTTTTCTGGGATTACAATGTCTATTTTGCGGGCCGTCGCGGATCGCAACATTTCTATCGAATTCCCCATCATCGAACCCTGGAATACAACGGAATCGGACCAGAGCCAGCCCATTTCGTGACGGGTCCATGGCGAGCACCAGGCAACAACACCAATACCTTTGCCCGCGAGTCGCACATCGATATGATGGCCGAAAAAGCAGGCATGGATCCCGTGGAATATCGGCTCAAATATTTGAGGGATGAAAAGATGGTCCGGGTCCTCAAAGCTGCAGCCGAACGATTCGGCTACCAACCAGCCAAATTGCCCAGTGGCCGAGGAATTGGTGTGGCTTTGGGCATTGATGCTGGCACCTATGTTGCGCTGATCGCAGAGGTTGAAGTGAACAAAACCACTGGTCAGGTTCAGGTGAAACGTGTGGTCTGCGCTCAGGACATGGGATTGGTGGTCAACCCGGCCGGTGCCACCTTGCAGGTAGAAGGCTGCATTATGATGGGGCTGGGTTATGCGCTGGCCGAAGAGATCCATTTCAATGGTGGGCAGATATTCGACACCAATTTTGATACCTACGAGCTGCCGCGCTTTTCCTGGCTGCCGAAGATCGAGACGGTTTTAATCGAGGATCGCGAAGCTGCGCCCCAGGGCGGTGGCGAGCCAGCCATCATTTGCATGGGCGGCGTCATCGCAAACGCAATTTACGATGCCATCGGTGTCCGATTATTTCAATTGCCCATGACGCCACAGCGGATTAAAGCAGCGATGAAATCATGA
- a CDS encoding S9 family peptidase: MIRKLLIITIIIFIGGNSSIFPAKRPLSMADFYLIKTAKTPRISPDGKWILYVISEMDSASNSHRNQIWMVASAGGTAEQVTTKGSSNHSPVWSLDGRAMVYVSNAESGSQLWLMNLLTREAQRLTDLPQGAWSPVWSPDGKKIAFLSETRFEGRNPKGLYDIKLYTHLRYRWWYDDNRYDEGWRSHIFILDLTTKAVRQLTDGDWFDSELSFSPDGKSIAFVSNRTEDRENNIDTDIWILDVETGKVEKAFENAGPDYSPSWSPDGKYLAWRSTFRYNYESDNYDIMVKDLKKGTIRNLTEMFDQVIYQLAWHPNGKEILFLAGDRGNYNLYAVPRSGDRVEPIVEARQRIRQWDISRDGKFLALAKSKVNMPEEIYVVPYRQKTAKRISSVNEKLLEQVALVDAVTVNFAGDGDTPIQGWYLTPPDFDPTKKYPLILNIHGGPQLMYSNQFDFEFQLTAANGYIVFYCNPRGSFGYGQAFTDEINKDYGGSCYRDIMAGVDYMVSLGFVDENRMGVTGLSFGGWMTTWIIGHTDRFKAAIPMAPFVNMFSFYGTTDEQFFPEWDFGGPPYTPEVREIYEKNSPLNHAANFKTPTLILHGEADWRCHITEGEQLFTALKKMGVPAMMARFPNEPHVFEQPNHIEAALRMKLAWWQKYLAN, from the coding sequence ATGATAAGAAAATTGCTGATTATTACCATTATCATTTTCATTGGAGGCAATTCTTCAATATTCCCTGCCAAGCGTCCATTATCTATGGCTGATTTTTATCTCATCAAGACAGCCAAGACGCCCCGAATTTCTCCAGATGGAAAATGGATTCTTTATGTGATCAGCGAGATGGATTCTGCCTCCAATAGTCATCGGAACCAGATCTGGATGGTAGCATCGGCTGGCGGGACAGCGGAACAGGTGACCACTAAGGGCAGCTCGAACCATTCGCCTGTTTGGTCGCTCGATGGCCGAGCAATGGTTTATGTCTCCAACGCCGAGTCTGGTTCGCAGCTTTGGCTAATGAACCTTTTGACCCGCGAAGCCCAGCGACTGACCGATCTGCCGCAAGGTGCCTGGAGCCCAGTTTGGTCGCCCGATGGCAAGAAGATCGCTTTTCTCTCTGAAACCCGATTTGAGGGCAGAAATCCAAAAGGTTTATATGACATCAAGCTTTATACGCACCTGCGGTATCGTTGGTGGTACGATGACAATCGCTATGACGAAGGCTGGCGCTCGCATATTTTCATCCTCGACCTGACCACCAAGGCGGTTCGCCAGCTCACCGATGGGGACTGGTTCGATAGCGAGCTCAGTTTTTCGCCCGATGGCAAATCTATCGCCTTTGTTTCCAACCGGACCGAAGATCGAGAGAATAATATCGACACGGATATCTGGATTTTGGATGTTGAGACCGGGAAAGTCGAAAAAGCGTTCGAAAATGCTGGTCCAGATTATTCGCCTTCCTGGTCGCCAGATGGCAAATATCTCGCCTGGCGATCGACCTTTCGCTATAATTACGAATCGGACAATTATGACATTATGGTGAAGGATCTCAAAAAAGGAACGATCCGAAACCTCACTGAGATGTTCGATCAAGTCATCTATCAACTGGCCTGGCATCCCAATGGGAAGGAAATTTTGTTCCTGGCTGGCGACCGGGGCAACTATAATCTTTATGCGGTGCCGCGCAGTGGCGATCGCGTCGAACCAATCGTAGAAGCGCGTCAGCGTATCCGGCAGTGGGATATCTCGCGCGATGGCAAATTTCTGGCGTTAGCTAAAAGCAAGGTGAACATGCCTGAGGAAATCTATGTGGTACCTTATCGTCAAAAGACCGCAAAACGAATCTCCAGCGTTAACGAAAAACTGCTGGAGCAGGTCGCACTGGTCGATGCGGTTACTGTTAACTTCGCAGGCGATGGGGACACACCGATTCAAGGATGGTATCTCACTCCACCTGATTTCGATCCAACAAAAAAATATCCGCTGATTTTAAACATCCATGGTGGACCCCAGTTGATGTACAGCAATCAATTTGACTTCGAATTTCAGCTCACAGCCGCCAACGGTTATATTGTGTTCTATTGCAATCCCCGAGGCAGCTTCGGTTATGGACAGGCTTTTACCGATGAGATTAATAAGGACTATGGTGGCAGTTGTTACCGGGACATTATGGCTGGGGTCGACTACATGGTCTCGCTCGGTTTTGTGGATGAGAACCGAATGGGGGTTACTGGCTTATCGTTCGGCGGTTGGATGACCACCTGGATCATCGGGCATACCGATCGGTTTAAAGCAGCCATTCCCATGGCGCCGTTTGTGAATATGTTCTCATTTTACGGTACCACGGATGAGCAATTCTTTCCGGAATGGGATTTCGGTGGTCCACCATATACCCCAGAAGTTCGGGAGATTTACGAAAAAAATAGCCCGCTCAACCATGCGGCCAATTTTAAAACGCCAACATTAATTTTGCACGGCGAAGCGGATTGGCGCTGCCATATCACTGAGGGCGAACAATTATTTACCGCCCTGAAAAAGATGGGTGTGCCAGCCATGATGGCCCGCTTTCCTAACGAGCCCCATGTGTTCGAACAGCCTAATCATATCGAAGCGGCACTGCGCATGAAGCTAGCTTGGTGGCAAAAATATCTCGCGAATTAG
- a CDS encoding DUF5009 domain-containing protein, with amino-acid sequence MDKLSDRLLSLDVFRGITIAGMILVNNPGNWSKVYKPLLHAPWHGWTPTDFIFPFFLFIVGVAMSLSLTKRIQRGDSRWQLYSKIIRRTLIIFAIGFFLNLFPFFDFKTVRIPGVLQRIAVCYFFAAVIMVESNKKWQIGWTIFLLAAYWILVKLVPVPGFGAGVLEPKGNLCWYIDSHLFAGHTWKGAPVPGFDPEGLLSTLPAIATVMLGVFAGDWLRSKRGHYEKVTELFAFGIIGLLLGVILDVWLPINKNLWTSSYTVFMAGMALIFLAMCYWLIDIHGYKKWAKPFIVFGSNAILVFSLTTLLAKITITVKWTLSDGSEMFLKSWLYKNLFVSWLGDTHFASLMYPLVFYLLIWLGIMWILYRKNIFVKI; translated from the coding sequence ATGGACAAGCTATCTGACCGTTTGCTCTCTCTCGATGTGTTTCGCGGCATCACAATCGCTGGAATGATTCTGGTCAATAATCCTGGAAACTGGTCTAAGGTCTATAAACCGTTGCTCCATGCACCTTGGCATGGCTGGACGCCTACCGACTTCATCTTCCCATTTTTCCTGTTCATCGTAGGCGTTGCTATGTCGCTATCGCTGACTAAACGGATCCAGCGGGGCGATAGTCGCTGGCAGCTCTATAGCAAGATCATTCGGCGAACGCTGATTATTTTTGCCATCGGATTCTTTTTGAACCTATTCCCGTTTTTCGATTTCAAGACCGTGCGCATCCCAGGGGTATTGCAGCGGATCGCGGTTTGTTACTTTTTTGCTGCGGTCATTATGGTGGAATCGAACAAGAAATGGCAGATCGGCTGGACAATCTTCTTGCTGGCAGCTTATTGGATTTTGGTCAAGTTGGTGCCCGTTCCTGGATTTGGAGCCGGTGTATTGGAACCGAAAGGCAATTTGTGCTGGTATATCGACAGCCATCTATTCGCCGGCCATACTTGGAAAGGAGCACCAGTGCCAGGATTCGATCCCGAAGGTCTCTTGAGCACGCTGCCTGCGATCGCCACCGTGATGCTCGGGGTCTTCGCTGGGGACTGGCTGAGATCAAAACGCGGTCACTACGAAAAAGTGACAGAGCTATTTGCATTCGGGATAATAGGACTGCTGCTGGGCGTGATTCTGGATGTGTGGTTGCCAATTAATAAGAACCTCTGGACCAGCAGCTATACGGTCTTCATGGCTGGCATGGCATTGATCTTCTTGGCCATGTGCTACTGGTTGATCGATATTCATGGTTATAAAAAGTGGGCCAAGCCATTCATCGTTTTTGGCAGCAACGCGATCCTGGTGTTCAGCCTCACCACCCTGTTGGCTAAAATCACTATCACGGTCAAATGGACCCTGTCTGATGGCTCAGAAATGTTCCTGAAAAGCTGGCTCTATAAAAATCTATTCGTGTCCTGGTTGGGGGATACGCATTTCGCGTCCCTGATGTACCCGCTGGTATTTTATCTATTGATCTGGTTGGGGATCATGTGGATTTTATACAGAAAAAATATTTTTGTGAAAATTTGA